One window of Anaerolineales bacterium genomic DNA carries:
- a CDS encoding response regulator transcription factor produces MNEKQTEKTAFIRVLVVDDHAIIRKGIRAMLDLVPDIGQVGEAENGIQAIKLASDLKPDVILMDLMMPEMDGIECIRQIKAQQPESRILVLTNFAGEDMIFPAIKAGAMGYHLKDSSPEALVEAIRQVNQGVAALHPTIAKKVLEEFHHPEKQQFSSEPLTQREVEVLRLIAQGHENREIADHLVISEATVRTHVSNILGKLHLASRTQAALYALREGLASLDQ; encoded by the coding sequence ATGAATGAGAAACAAACAGAAAAAACTGCGTTCATCCGGGTGCTGGTTGTGGATGACCATGCCATCATCCGCAAGGGGATTCGAGCGATGCTGGACCTTGTCCCTGATATTGGGCAGGTAGGCGAGGCTGAAAATGGAATACAGGCCATCAAACTGGCGTCTGATTTGAAACCAGACGTGATCCTGATGGATTTGATGATGCCGGAAATGGACGGGATCGAGTGCATCAGGCAGATCAAAGCACAGCAGCCAGAGTCGCGCATCCTGGTATTGACGAATTTCGCGGGTGAAGACATGATATTCCCGGCGATCAAAGCCGGGGCAATGGGGTATCACCTGAAAGATTCAAGCCCCGAGGCGCTGGTCGAGGCGATTCGGCAGGTGAATCAGGGCGTGGCGGCTCTGCATCCGACCATCGCTAAAAAGGTGCTGGAGGAATTCCATCACCCCGAAAAACAGCAGTTTTCCAGTGAGCCGCTCACCCAGCGGGAAGTGGAAGTCCTGCGGCTCATCGCGCAGGGACACGAAAACAGGGAAATCGCCGACCACCTGGTCATCAGCGAGGCGACTGTTCGCACACACGTCAGCAACATTCTAGGGAAACTGCACCTAGCCAGCCGGACACAAGCCGCCCTTTACGCGCTGCGGGAAGGCCTTGCAAGCCTGGACCAGTAG